Proteins encoded together in one Streptomyces roseifaciens window:
- a CDS encoding VOC family protein codes for MSVELNHTIVHSRDKRESAAFLANILGLEVAPDMGPFAPVVTGNGVTLDFATSDQPEIVPQHYAFLVPEESFDGIFARIKEAGVPYWADPYRTRPNEINHHDGGRGVYFPDPSGHYLEVLTRPYGSGA; via the coding sequence GTGTCAGTCGAGTTGAATCACACCATCGTTCACTCCCGGGACAAGCGCGAGTCCGCCGCGTTCCTCGCGAACATCCTGGGCCTTGAGGTCGCGCCCGACATGGGGCCCTTCGCCCCCGTGGTCACGGGCAACGGCGTCACGCTGGACTTCGCCACCAGCGACCAGCCGGAGATCGTCCCACAGCACTACGCGTTCCTGGTCCCGGAGGAGTCCTTCGACGGCATCTTCGCCCGGATCAAGGAAGCAGGCGTGCCGTACTGGGCCGACCCGTACCGCACCCGGCCCAACGAGATCAATCACCACGACGGCGGACGGGGCGTCTACTTCCCCGACCCGTCCGGTCACTACCTCGAGGTGCTCACCCGCCCGTACGGCAGCGGCGCGTAG